ACAATTAACCCGGCACGAAGATTTCCTAAGAATAAAATCAAGACGAAAATCACGATTAATGCTCCTTCTAATAAATTTTTAGCAACAGTTTTAATGGAGTTTTCAACCAGTTTTCCTCTGTCTATAAAAGCTTCGGCAGCTACTCCTTCAGGAAGACTTTTGTTAATCTGAGCCATTTTTTCGTGAACACGATTTACAACAGCACTGGAGTTTTCTCCTTTCAGCATTAAAACCATTCCCGAAACGATTTCTCCTTTTCCGTCTTTTGTTGATGCTCCGTAACGCAACGCAACGCCTTCACGAACTTTTGCTACGTTTCGAACCAAAACAGGCGAACCATTGCGGTTTTTTACTACTACATTTTCAAGGTCTTTTACGCCTTTTGCCATTCCGACACCGCGGATAAAGTACGTATATTGGTCTTTTTCGATATAAGCACCGCCTGTATTTTGATTGTTTTTTTCTAAAGCATCAAAAATTTCGGTAATCGTAACACCAAGGCTGTTAAGCATATTTGGGTTTACGGCGATTTCGAACTGTTTTAGTTTTCCTCCCCAGGTACTTACTTCGGCAACGCCTTTAACTCCTTGCAATTGCGGAATAATAATCCAATCCTGAATGGTTCTTAATTCGACTGCGCTGTATTTGTTTTCATAGCCTTTTTTGGCATAAACATCATATTGGTAAATTTCTCCCAAACCTGTAGAAATAGGCGCTAACTCGGGAGAATTTACATAGTCCGGAATGTTTTCTTCGGCTTCTTTTAAACGCTGGAATATTTGTTCGCGCGCCCAGTAAATATCGACATCGTCTTCAAAGACCACGGTTACGACTGATAATCCAAAACGGGAAATACTGCGGAGTTCTATAATATTGGGAACTGTTTTTACAGCTCTCTCCAGCGGATAGGTAATTAACTGCTCGACTTCCTGACTTGCCAGTGTTGGCGCTGTGGTAATAATCTGAACCTGATTATTGGTGATATCAGGCAGGGCATCAAGCGGCAATTTTTTAAGTGAGAAGCTTCCCCAGGCAATAAGTACAAGGGTAAATAATAGTATAACGAATTTATTTCGTATACTAAACTGAATGATTTTATCTAACATTTGAATATATAATGACGTGAGAAATTAGACAATTAAATTGTCTGTAAAAATGTGGTAAGTCCACAACTCTCCTGCCCATTTTCAAAACATCGAAATGGGCATAATCATTATGCTATCTGAGGGGGCTGCCAAATACTTCCGTAGAAATTGGAAATAAAAACAGAATTATAACTTGGTAAAGGAATTGAAATTTGGGTGTAAATTTTAGGAAATTCAAAACTTACAGCAGAATGGTAACTTAAAATCTGTGCACCGCAGCAATTACAGGCACAAAACGGAGAACATAAATCATTGTCTTTGTCATGCGAATGATTGTCTTCTGATGCAAACTGGGCTGTTTTGTGCACAGCGCTGTTTACTTCCACATCTGCACAAGGCATATTTGAAAGTGCCATAAGGTAAATTGACAATATGATTGTTATCCATTTCACGAAGACAAAAATAATACTTATTCTTTTACAAAAATCAGGTTTCTTAAAAAAAACGATATGTTCAAAAAGAGATTCATTACATCAAAACATCCTGATTTTCCAGACGTTACAAAATCACTTTCTTAAAAAAAACTATAAATTGTTAAAAAAAATAATTAACTTTAACACTATAAAACCCAACATTATTAATTTAAACAACTTTTAATTCAATTTTTTTATACACCTGACAGCAAGAAAATAAGCCGAAATTCACATAGAATACATTAGTACATATTTTATTTACGCAGTTTGATTAATTAATTTTAAAACACTACACACAAATGAAATGTAACCAGCTAATATCAGCCATTTTATTCTTATGCAGCCTGCAGATCTCCGCTCAAGTTTACACCGATAAAATTGTTGGAGAAAAAAATCAAGAACTTAAAGACAGCCTTAAAATTGCCAATTATCCGTACTCCCTTCCTATCTGGGGCGAAAAAGTAGCCCAAAAAGGATATAATCTGCCCTACTCGGCGGGACTTTCCGTAAATTACTTCTGGCAGGATTCTGAAATTGTAATCAGTAATCTTCAAGTAGGATTCAACAATGGACCTCTTCATAATTTAGATGAAATTGTACGTTTCGATAAATCCTCTGTCGAAGTCGGAGCGATCACAATTCGTCCTGATATCTGGCTGCTTCCTTTCCTTAATATATATGGTGTTTTTGGAAAAGCCAATTCAACAACAAAAATTAATGCCGGAGTGTATATTCCGGATGCCGATAACAACTGGTCTGAAGTAGCCAATTTTAGTACCAAAGCCAATTTTGATGCCACTACATTTGGTATTGGTATGACGCCCACTATAGGTATTGGCGGGGGCTGGCTGGCACTCGATATGAATATGGCCTGGTCTGATATTAGTTCGCTCGACAAACCGGCGTTCTCGTACATATTTGGTCCAAGGTTAGGAAAAACATTTAAACTCCGTAAACCAGAACGTAATATCGCTGTCTGGGCAGGCGGTTTCAGAGTGCATATTTCCGGCGATACAAACGGCAATATCAATTTGTCTGATGTGCTGGATTTATCAAATGCTCAGGTTAAAGTAGACAATGGTCTGGCAAAGGTTTCTGAAAATCAGGAAAAAGTAAATGTATGGTGGGACGGATTAACTCCAGCCGAGCAAAAAAATCCGGCTAATATTGCAAAACACAATACCGCCAATCGCGCTCTCGAAACAGCCGGAAATTTTCTGACTACTGTAGACGGTGCTTTGAGTACTGCCGGTTCATCTACCGTACAATATTCACTGCAAAAAAAACCAAAAGACATGTGGAACTTTATTGTTGGATCGCAATTTCAGTTCAACAAGCATTTTATGTTCAGGGTTGAAGCCGGTTTTCTCTCAAGCCGTACGCAGGTATTAGGCGGTCTGCAATATCGATTTGGACTATAATTTTCTGAAAGATGAAAAAAACTTTTCTTATTCTGTTCTTATTTAGTCTCACACAGGCGAAATCACAGGTTTTGATTTCGCTTATTTTTGGTGATAAACTAAACTCGCCTTTTTTGGAATTTGGTCTTGAAGGCGGCGTTAATTTCTCTGATATTTACGATATGGAAGCAGACGGAGCTAATCCGGGTTTTAATCTGGGGTTTTATTTTGATATTCGTTCCAAACAAAATCCTGCCTGGATGATTAATACAGGTGTTATTGTAAAATCGCCTATGGGTGCACGTCATATTCCGCTTTATTCACTTGAAAATGAAGATCTGGACAATACATTCGCTGCTGGAAGAGTAAACCGTGAATTACGCTATTTTAATGTGCCTATTTTAATCAAACATCAGTTTAAAAGTAATATTTATGTAAAGGCAGGACCTCAGTTCGGACTATTGGCTAAAGCCTTTGATTCTTTTAAAGCAGAAATTGACGATAATGATGTGATTTACAGAAAGAACATCAGGGACCAGGTCAGGGTTATTGATGCCGGAGTTGCTTTTGGCACCGGATATCACATAAATGCGGGCAACGGGATAAACATCACGGTGCAGTATTATTACGGATTGGTTCCGGTAATGAAAGGCGACGGTCCCAATGTTTATAACAGATCGCTTTATTTAACAGCCGGAATCCCTATTGGGAAGGGAAAAGCGGCTCAAAGACGTGCCGAAAAAGAAGCAGAACTTAACAGGATAATCCTGCCAGAAGAGGAAACAACGAAACCAAAAAACTGAATCAATTAGTGGTTAATCGAATTCAGTAATTTTAATATTTCGGCATTGTTCATGATATAATCCGGTGTGGTAAACAAGATCGCGTTGTTAGGCATAAAAGGCATATCTGCCGAAAGCGGATTCTGTACTACAATTTTCCCGCCGTGCGCCTGAATGGCTTTTAAACCTTCTGTTCCGTCTGTATTTGATCCCGAAAATAAAATACCTGCTAAGGAACTGCCGTAAACCTCAGCTGCAGATTCAAACGAAACATCAATGCTGGGACGGCTGTAGTTTATTTTCTCCGAAATATCGAGCGCCATTGTTTCATCTTTTTCAAATAATAAATGATAATTTGACGGCGCCACATATACAAAACCGGCTATAAGCAGTGTTTTGTCTTCAATTGGTCTTACGGCAACTTTAGATTTTAAAGTCAATAGTTCTTCTAAAGTCTGATCATCGGTGCTTTTGCGGTGCAGTACAATAACAATCGCAAAATTATTAAGTTTTTTTAATCCCGGTAAAATCTGCATTAAGGCGTTTAAACTTCCTGCCGATCCTCCTATTATAACTAATCTGCAGTCTTTTATTTTATTTTCCTCCATATTTTCTCTTTTTCAAACTGTTTGTATTTGGTTTGAGAAATAGAATATTTTATGGTTTCTTTTGTGCCTAAGGCCAGAAACCCTAAAACAGCTAAACTTTCATCAAATAAATTAATGACCCTCTTTTGAAGTTCATTATCAAAATATATTAAAACATTACGGCACAAGATCATATCAAACTCGTTAAACGAGGTGTCAGACACGAGATTGTGCTGCGAAAAGACCATTTTTTCGGCCAGTTCTTCATTAAATTTAGCAATACCGTAATTGGCAGTGTAGTAAGACGAAAAGTCTTCCTGACCGCCGGCATCACGATAGTTTTGTGAATATTCCTTCATCATCCTGAGAGGGAAAATTCCTTTTTTGGCCGTATCTAAAACGGTTGCATTAATATCTGTTGCATAAATTAAGGATTTATGCAGCAGGCCTGCTTCTTTCAGCATAATAGCCATAGAATACACTTCTTCGCCGGTTGAACAGCCTGCGTGCCAGAGTCTGATAAAAGGTTTTGTTCCTAATAAAGGCAGGATTTCGTTCCTTACAACGGTATAAAAAGCCGGATCGCGAAACATCTCTGTAACGTTAACGGTGATTTCGTCGACCATTTTTTTATAATATTCAGGATCCGAACGAACTTTTGAAAGGAATTCGTGAAAATGGGTAAATCCGTCCAGATGAAAAACCCTGTTTACACGTCTTTTTAGTGAAGCTCTTGAGTAACTTCCAAAATCAAAACCATAATATTCATAAACTTCATTGATAAGTGTTTCTAACTCAATATCCTCAATCATATCCATTTTTAAATTTTACTCAAAATAAGCAGTAACTTATCAACATCGACCGGTTTGGAGATGTAATCATCTGCACCGGCTTCTAAACATTTTTCTTTGTCGCCCGTCATGGCCTGTGCCGTGACCGCAACAACAAGAGTCGATTCTCGTGACGGAATCGCTTTTATTAACGGAATCGCCTCGTAACCATCCATTTCGGGCATCATCATATCTATCAAAACAGCATCGATCTGTTCGTCAGATTTTAGAATTTTGAGTGCTTCTTCTGCACTTGTACAAGACAAACAATCGTACGATTTAACGCGTAAAGTGTTTACCAGTGCAAAGATGTTCCTGGAATCATCATCTACAATTAAAATCTTCTTTTTTCCCATAATGAGAGTAGTTTGTTAGTTAGTCTTGTTTGGTGCCAATCTTAAAAGCATCAGCATAAAAAATCTCTGTTGATCTTTGAAGTTTATTACGTTTTTATTTAAATCTGTTACTTCTAATTATTTCAACAGATAAAAACATAGCTTAAAACCTGAAAATGCGTTTCACTTTTCACATTAAACTTTTCACATTAAACCTTATCATAAAGCCAAACTCGCAATAGTGATAATAACTGGTCAACATCGACCGGTTTGGTAATGTAATCTGAGGCTCCTGCCTTGATACATTTTTCCCTGTCACCCGTCATGGCTTTTGCTGTTACGGCAATCAGCGGTAAGTTTAAGAACTTCGGATTATCCCTTATTTTTTCGGCAGTTTCATAACCGTCCATATTCGGCATCATCATATCGAGAAGGACAATATCTGTATCCGGGTTTTCATTTAGAACCTTAATGGCTTCTTTTCCGTCAAACGCCGAGATAATAGTCATTTTAAAGGCTTCCAGTGCTTTTGTAAGCGAATAAATATTACGAACATCGTCATCGACAATCAGTACTTTTTTGTCAAAAAGAATGTTGTTCAGTAAATTTAGCTTTTTATGTCCGTCTTTTTGGTCTTTTCCTTCTTTTTTATTTTCAACCAAATGCAGGAACAATGAAACTTCATCTAACATTCTCTGGTATGAATGAGCGGTTTTTACAATAATAGAATCGGCATACTTTTTAATTTTCACCTCTTCTTTTAATGACAAACTTTTCCCGGTAAATACAATTACCGGAAGATTTTCCAGTCCGGGACTTTTCTTCACTCCGTCCAGAATCTGGTAGGCTTGTTTGTCCGGAATTCCCATATCCAGAATCACACAGTCTACTTCTGACTTGTTGAGCGATTCCAAACCTTCAGAAACTTCGCTTTTAATTTCTGAATTGATATTATAGGTTTCAAGGAAAAATGCCAGTGCTTTTGCATGTTTCGGGTTGTCTTCTATAATTAAAACCTTTTGAGCTTCTTTATTAATAATATGCTCGATTCGTAAAAACACATCCGGAATTTTTTCAAAAGCAACCGGTTTGTCAAGGAAATCTACAGCACCTTTCAGCAGACTTTCCTGTTTTAGTTTATGCGATGACATAATATGCACCGGAACGTGCTTAGTTTCAGGATTGTTTTTTAGTTCTTCCAGCACTTCCCAGCCGCTTTTTACAGGAAGTTCAATATCAAGTAAAACCCCAACCGGTTTGTACAATAAAGCAAAGTTTAAAGCGTAATCGCCACGAACGGCCACAATTCCTTTATACCCTTTCTTTTGTGTAAATGCCAGAAGTGATTTTGCAAAATTGATGTCGTCCTCCACAATTAAAATCACCTTATCTCCTTCTTTTACAGTATTTCGGTCATCTTCGATTTCATCCGGAATTACAGGACTTATATATTTTTTAGTTTCGGCTTTTTCTTCCGTTTCGGTTTCAGGTTCCACTTCTGTAAATTCTGTAGGCGGTATTTTTTCAACGTTTGCTTTCGCAAAAGCCGCTCCGTATACCGGCAGACATAATGTAAAGGTACTTCCTTCATTAACTTTACTATGCAGGACAATTTCGCCTTTCAGCAGTTTTGCCAGCTCCCTGCTTATCGAAAGTCCTAATCCGGTTCCGCCGTATTTGCGTTTGGTCGAACCATCTGCCTGCTGAAATGCTTCGAAAACCAAAGGCTGTTTTTCTAACGGAATTCCTATTCCGGTATCTTTTACAATAAAACAGATGATTTTATCATTATCTGAATCTACTTTTATTTCTAAAGAGACTTTTCCTTTTTCGGTAAATTTGATGGCGTTCGAAATTAGGTTTTTCAGAATCTGCTCCAGGCGCATTTTGTCGGTTTTAATGACAATCGGCGCATCTTTTGAAATAATTTCAAATTCGATTCCTTTTTCTTTGGCAACCAGATTGAATAAATTCCAAAGTGTTTCTGTAATTTCTTTGGTCGAAATATCTAAAAATTCCAGTTCCATTTTACCGGCTTCGATTTTA
This portion of the Flavobacterium gelatinilyticum genome encodes:
- a CDS encoding DUF6660 family protein yields the protein MKWITIILSIYLMALSNMPCADVEVNSAVHKTAQFASEDNHSHDKDNDLCSPFCACNCCGAQILSYHSAVSFEFPKIYTQISIPLPSYNSVFISNFYGSIWQPPQIA
- a CDS encoding porin family protein: MKKTFLILFLFSLTQAKSQVLISLIFGDKLNSPFLEFGLEGGVNFSDIYDMEADGANPGFNLGFYFDIRSKQNPAWMINTGVIVKSPMGARHIPLYSLENEDLDNTFAAGRVNRELRYFNVPILIKHQFKSNIYVKAGPQFGLLAKAFDSFKAEIDDNDVIYRKNIRDQVRVIDAGVAFGTGYHINAGNGINITVQYYYGLVPVMKGDGPNVYNRSLYLTAGIPIGKGKAAQRRAEKEAELNRIILPEEETTKPKN
- a CDS encoding chemotaxis protein CheB → MEENKIKDCRLVIIGGSAGSLNALMQILPGLKKLNNFAIVIVLHRKSTDDQTLEELLTLKSKVAVRPIEDKTLLIAGFVYVAPSNYHLLFEKDETMALDISEKINYSRPSIDVSFESAAEVYGSSLAGILFSGSNTDGTEGLKAIQAHGGKIVVQNPLSADMPFMPNNAILFTTPDYIMNNAEILKLLNSINH
- a CDS encoding CheR family methyltransferase; this translates as MIEDIELETLINEVYEYYGFDFGSYSRASLKRRVNRVFHLDGFTHFHEFLSKVRSDPEYYKKMVDEITVNVTEMFRDPAFYTVVRNEILPLLGTKPFIRLWHAGCSTGEEVYSMAIMLKEAGLLHKSLIYATDINATVLDTAKKGIFPLRMMKEYSQNYRDAGGQEDFSSYYTANYGIAKFNEELAEKMVFSQHNLVSDTSFNEFDMILCRNVLIYFDNELQKRVINLFDESLAVLGFLALGTKETIKYSISQTKYKQFEKEKIWRKIK
- a CDS encoding response regulator → MGKKKILIVDDDSRNIFALVNTLRVKSYDCLSCTSAEEALKILKSDEQIDAVLIDMMMPEMDGYEAIPLIKAIPSRESTLVVAVTAQAMTGDKEKCLEAGADDYISKPVDVDKLLLILSKI
- a CDS encoding response regulator; amino-acid sequence: MNGNFKRNLLISSLVSLLVLTISSVASYISIKSLLNSNFWVNHTQEVIYNLNEGSSIITEAQTSMRGYLLTGDEQFVDRFNDSEAKSNSYFEKLDQLTNDNPSQQKQLEELKNKRSGFFKYLNNQIVKKRLSKETLIFDLNEGRHMMNEMRAIIKRIELTEQNLLSERIANSERYGTYSLVLIVVAFLIAFVISIVFLTRILKDYNERSLLQQELEQKDIETAQRIEAISTIAGNISKGNYDIRVDDNKADALGSVGESLNYMGVSLKNSFELLSQKEWLQKGVAELNNTMLGDKTLQKLAKDVIEFLCNYTNSSAGILYVIDGDELMAAGGYSYIPSKTRERIKKGDGLIGQAISSAKLLELKTLTPDDIQINYALGQIKPTHIVALPLLDNKIEGAIELASIYGFSELHLEFLQTVASNIGIALRSTQNRKRVMELLEETKSQSEELKIQHSELEAINAELEAQTEKLQASEEELRVQQEELEQTNEELSERSVLLEEKNNEIQKKSEALELTTRYKSEFLANMSHELRTPLNSILLLSRLLSENNNESMNNEEIEFAKVIQSSGNSLLGLIDEILDLSKIEAGKMELEFLDISTKEITETLWNLFNLVAKEKGIEFEIISKDAPIVIKTDKMRLEQILKNLISNAIKFTEKGKVSLEIKVDSDNDKIICFIVKDTGIGIPLEKQPLVFEAFQQADGSTKRKYGGTGLGLSISRELAKLLKGEIVLHSKVNEGSTFTLCLPVYGAAFAKANVEKIPPTEFTEVEPETETEEKAETKKYISPVIPDEIEDDRNTVKEGDKVILIVEDDINFAKSLLAFTQKKGYKGIVAVRGDYALNFALLYKPVGVLLDIELPVKSGWEVLEELKNNPETKHVPVHIMSSHKLKQESLLKGAVDFLDKPVAFEKIPDVFLRIEHIINKEAQKVLIIEDNPKHAKALAFFLETYNINSEIKSEVSEGLESLNKSEVDCVILDMGIPDKQAYQILDGVKKSPGLENLPVIVFTGKSLSLKEEVKIKKYADSIIVKTAHSYQRMLDEVSLFLHLVENKKEGKDQKDGHKKLNLLNNILFDKKVLIVDDDVRNIYSLTKALEAFKMTIISAFDGKEAIKVLNENPDTDIVLLDMMMPNMDGYETAEKIRDNPKFLNLPLIAVTAKAMTGDREKCIKAGASDYITKPVDVDQLLSLLRVWLYDKV